One genomic segment of Clostridium estertheticum subsp. estertheticum includes these proteins:
- a CDS encoding DMT family transporter: MKKGNVFILLTALAYSTQEIANKMLVKEGLDSFQITFFIFLIGAILLTPLAIKDIKGKNLKLGINDLGYFSLNAALCIPISMALLSFAGKYTLASTSAVIFSSNALFTVPFAYLILKEKINKKILTSLIIGMIGVIIIFNPVKIINGGGTSDLLGITLALGSAAAWSLFTVISKIRIHRYGGYIFNCIVFYVGALMVLLILLVTGRPIIKGIDGHAVLVLGYMGLFVKALGYICYLGAIRLTSAVTASLVFLIKPALATILAVMVLGDKLKVNVVIGIVFIIVSSYIAFKSKRAYEAVVLD, encoded by the coding sequence ATGAAAAAAGGTAATGTGTTTATCTTGCTAACTGCACTAGCATATAGTACTCAGGAAATTGCAAATAAAATGTTGGTTAAGGAAGGATTAGATTCATTTCAAATTACATTTTTTATATTTTTAATTGGTGCTATACTATTAACTCCATTAGCAATAAAAGATATTAAAGGTAAGAATCTAAAGCTTGGCATAAATGATTTGGGATATTTTTCGCTGAATGCTGCATTATGTATACCTATTTCAATGGCTCTTCTGTCATTTGCAGGAAAGTATACTTTAGCCTCAACCTCAGCAGTTATATTTAGTTCTAATGCACTATTCACAGTACCATTTGCTTATTTAATTTTAAAAGAAAAGATTAATAAAAAAATATTAACATCTCTTATTATAGGAATGATAGGTGTTATTATAATTTTCAATCCGGTTAAAATAATAAATGGGGGTGGAACGTCTGATTTATTAGGAATAACACTTGCATTAGGCTCAGCTGCAGCCTGGTCTCTATTTACGGTAATAAGCAAAATTAGAATACATCGATACGGTGGTTATATATTTAATTGTATAGTGTTCTATGTTGGTGCATTAATGGTACTATTAATACTTTTGGTTACAGGAAGACCTATTATAAAAGGAATTGATGGGCATGCAGTATTAGTACTGGGTTACATGGGCTTATTTGTAAAGGCGCTTGGATATATATGCTATCTTGGAGCAATAAGATTAACCTCAGCAGTTACTGCATCTTTGGTATTTTTAATAAAGCCTGCATTAGCTACCATACTTGCTGTAATGGTGCTTGGAGACAAGCTTAAAGTAAACGTAGTTATAGGAATTGTATTTATTATTGTGAGTTCGTATATTGCATTTAAATCTAAGCGAGCTTATGAGGCGGTAGTTTTGGACTAA
- a CDS encoding acetyl-CoA hydrolase/transferase family protein yields the protein MNLEDVYKSKVITAEQAATKVKSGDRVVIGHACGEPIEVLASMVSNCEAYENVEIIHMVAMSKSEYAKPGMEKHFRHNSLFVGGSTREAVSSGRADFTPCYFSETPNLFKEELPVDVALIQVTTPDKYGYCSFGVSNDYTKPASKCAKLVIAEVNNKMPRTMGDSFIHVSEIDYIVESNHQIIELNPPKIGDVERAIGEHCASLIEDGSTLQLGIGAIPDAVLLFLKDKKNLGIHSEMISDGVVELVEAGVVTNKLKTIHPGKIVVTFLMGTQRLYDFVNNNPMVEMYSVDYVNDPIVIAKNSKMISINSCVQVDLMGQVASESIGLKQISGVGGQVDFVRGANMCKDGKSIMAMASTTSKGKISKIVPLLDEGSAVTTGRNDVNYVVTEYGIAKLKGKNLKERARALINIAHPNFRTSLIQEWEKRFKTEF from the coding sequence ATGAATTTGGAAGATGTTTATAAATCGAAAGTTATTACTGCTGAGCAAGCTGCTACGAAAGTGAAGTCTGGTGACCGGGTAGTTATAGGACATGCATGTGGGGAGCCGATAGAGGTTTTAGCTTCAATGGTATCTAATTGTGAGGCTTATGAGAATGTTGAAATCATACACATGGTAGCTATGAGTAAAAGTGAATATGCAAAGCCTGGCATGGAAAAGCATTTTAGACATAACTCATTGTTTGTGGGAGGAAGTACAAGGGAGGCAGTAAGCTCCGGAAGAGCGGATTTTACACCTTGTTATTTTTCGGAAACTCCAAATCTTTTTAAAGAGGAATTACCTGTGGATGTAGCACTTATTCAAGTTACGACGCCAGATAAATATGGTTACTGTAGTTTTGGTGTATCTAACGATTATACAAAGCCTGCATCAAAATGTGCAAAATTAGTAATTGCAGAGGTTAATAACAAAATGCCAAGAACTATGGGAGACTCGTTTATACATGTTTCTGAAATCGATTATATTGTAGAATCGAATCATCAAATAATAGAGCTTAACCCTCCTAAAATCGGAGATGTTGAGAGAGCTATTGGAGAGCATTGTGCATCTTTGATAGAGGATGGTTCAACACTTCAACTTGGCATAGGCGCTATTCCGGATGCAGTACTTTTGTTTTTAAAGGACAAAAAAAATTTAGGTATACATTCAGAAATGATTTCAGACGGGGTAGTTGAATTGGTTGAAGCGGGGGTTGTAACAAATAAACTCAAGACAATTCATCCAGGAAAAATAGTAGTAACTTTCCTTATGGGAACTCAAAGACTTTATGATTTTGTTAATAATAATCCAATGGTTGAAATGTATTCTGTAGACTATGTAAATGACCCGATAGTGATTGCGAAAAATTCAAAAATGATATCCATAAATTCTTGTGTACAAGTAGATTTAATGGGCCAAGTAGCTTCAGAAAGTATAGGGTTAAAACAGATAAGTGGCGTCGGTGGTCAAGTTGATTTTGTACGAGGCGCAAATATGTGTAAAGATGGTAAATCCATTATGGCAATGGCCTCAACTACATCAAAAGGTAAAATTTCTAAAATTGTGCCACTATTAGATGAAGGTTCTGCAGTTACTACTGGTAGAAATGATGTGAATTATGTAGTCACAGAATATGGGATAGCAAAACTTAAGGGTAAAAATTTAAAGGAAAGAGCTAGAGCTTTAATAAATATTGCTCATCCAAACTTTAGAACTTCACTTATTCAAGAGTGGGAGAAAAGGTTTAAAACTGAGTTCTAA
- a CDS encoding NifU family protein, whose amino-acid sequence MCGRKFSQIFLKEWSDEMFAKDEVFANEVMYAEIEKILESNVRPKLADHYGNIELISCDDGIVEVKLMGQCKGCFSAKYTVENLVEAAIKEAIPTIKKVVLRNEVSQDLLEQARKFLNEGNRGK is encoded by the coding sequence ATGTGTGGGAGAAAATTCTCCCAGATATTTTTAAAAGAATGGAGTGACGAAATGTTTGCTAAAGACGAAGTGTTTGCTAATGAAGTTATGTATGCTGAAATTGAAAAGATCCTTGAGTCGAATGTTAGACCTAAGCTAGCGGATCACTATGGAAATATTGAACTTATTAGTTGCGATGATGGGATAGTTGAAGTTAAGCTTATGGGGCAATGCAAAGGATGTTTTTCAGCAAAATATACGGTTGAAAACTTAGTTGAAGCAGCGATTAAAGAAGCAATACCTACAATTAAAAAGGTGGTTTTAAGAAATGAAGTAAGTCAAGATTTATTAGAACAAGCTAGGAAATTTTTAAATGAAGGCAATAGAGGGAAATAA
- a CDS encoding 4-hydroxyphenylacetate 3-hydroxylase family protein, whose product MGLMTGEEYVESLRKLNLKVYMFGEKVDNVVDNPIIRPSMNSVKMTYDLAQMPEYEDLMTTTSSITGKKINRFSTLHQSTDDLIKKVKMQRLCGQKTASCFQRCVGMDAFNSEYSTTFELDKAYGTKYHENFVKFLTYIQENDLVVDGAMTDPKGDRGLSPSKQEDPDMYLHVVERRPDGIVVRGAKAHQTGICNSHEVLVMPTQAMRPEDKDYAVSFSVPTDTKGIIMILGRQSCDTRKSEEGADIDVGNYNYGGVEALTIFDNVFVPNERIFLNGETEFAGMLVERFAGYHRQSYGGCKVGVGDVLIGAAAVAAEYNGTSKVSHIKDKLIEMTHLNETLYACGIACSAEGHKTESGNFIIDLLLANVCKQNVTRFPYEIVRLAEDIAGGLMVTMPSDKDFKDPIVGPYCEKYLKGVASVSTENRMRILRLIENMALGTAAVGYRTESMHGAGSPQAQRIMIARQGNLPRKKALAKVIARIKE is encoded by the coding sequence ATGGGATTAATGACAGGAGAAGAATACGTAGAAAGTCTTAGAAAATTGAATTTGAAAGTATATATGTTTGGAGAAAAAGTAGATAACGTTGTAGACAACCCAATAATTCGTCCTTCAATGAACTCAGTTAAAATGACTTATGATTTGGCACAGATGCCTGAATACGAGGATTTGATGACCACAACTTCAAGTATTACAGGAAAAAAGATTAACAGATTTTCTACTCTTCATCAAAGTACTGATGACTTAATAAAAAAAGTTAAAATGCAAAGATTGTGTGGACAAAAAACCGCTTCATGTTTCCAAAGATGTGTTGGAATGGATGCTTTTAACTCTGAATATAGTACCACTTTTGAGCTTGATAAAGCCTATGGAACAAAGTACCATGAAAATTTTGTGAAGTTTTTAACATATATCCAGGAAAATGATTTAGTAGTTGATGGAGCAATGACAGATCCTAAGGGGGATAGAGGCTTATCGCCATCAAAACAAGAAGATCCAGATATGTATCTTCACGTAGTTGAAAGAAGACCTGATGGTATTGTTGTTCGTGGTGCAAAGGCTCATCAAACTGGTATATGTAATTCACATGAAGTTTTAGTTATGCCAACTCAGGCTATGAGACCAGAGGATAAGGACTATGCAGTATCATTTTCAGTTCCAACAGATACAAAAGGAATAATTATGATTCTTGGACGTCAATCTTGTGATACAAGAAAAAGTGAAGAAGGGGCAGACATTGATGTTGGAAATTACAATTATGGTGGAGTAGAAGCATTAACCATATTTGACAATGTTTTTGTACCAAATGAGAGAATATTTTTAAATGGAGAAACTGAATTTGCGGGTATGCTTGTTGAAAGATTTGCAGGATATCATAGACAAAGTTATGGTGGATGTAAAGTTGGAGTAGGTGATGTGCTTATTGGAGCGGCGGCTGTAGCTGCAGAGTATAATGGGACTTCCAAAGTATCACATATCAAAGATAAATTAATAGAAATGACTCATTTAAATGAGACACTATATGCTTGTGGAATTGCATGTTCTGCAGAAGGACATAAAACTGAATCAGGTAATTTTATAATAGATTTATTACTTGCTAATGTCTGTAAGCAAAATGTTACAAGATTTCCATATGAAATAGTAAGACTTGCAGAAGATATTGCTGGAGGACTCATGGTAACTATGCCTTCGGATAAAGATTTTAAGGATCCGATTGTTGGACCTTATTGTGAAAAATATTTAAAAGGAGTTGCATCAGTTTCAACAGAAAATAGAATGAGAATATTAAGGTTAATTGAAAATATGGCGCTTGGAACTGCTGCAGTTGGTTATAGAACAGAATCAATGCATGGTGCAGGTTCACCACAGGCTCAAAGAATAATGATAGCGAGACAAGGCAATTTACCTCGTAAAAAAGCCTTAGCAAAAGTTATTGCTAGGATAAAAGAATAA
- a CDS encoding sigma 54-interacting transcriptional regulator, translated as MKVKDIITKSDFKLKENNTFYEAAQLFSNNKVEVIPILDKKETLVGVITKNDIINNFIKGTSPDTYVKYLLRGTTNIINEDSEILDCIDKVEGYMAVKNADGKFSGILSMNKIYKQRLENALEKICELKKRLNCIYECDEANLNCTELNKIIESSYDGIYITDGKANTLRINKSYENITGLQRKNMLTRNMYDLEKEGYISKSSTLMVLKTRKSNTIEQEFSTGKKVLVSSNPIFNDKGNISMVVTNVRDITELYELEEQLAKNRKLTEKYYSEIEAMRMQYLNLTDMVANDKVMINLLEVAKRVANVDTTVLILGETGVGKEEIAKFIFKNSKRKSKNFIKINCGAIPQTLIESELFGYVKGAFTGANKEGKMGLFEVADGGTVFLDEIGELPLDIQVKLLNVLQEGEVERIGAVKPIKIDVRVLAATNRNLEEMIKDKTFRADLYYRLNVVPLTVPPLRDRREDIVPLIQHFLSQLNIKYNFEKTFTIEALNTLYNYNWLGNVRELKNIVERVIVMSCGNKIFKSDLPIKMSPNTIEKDTECKEIGNLKDAVEKVEIKLIRMAFDNAGNVRDAAKILGINSSTFFRKRKRYLEMGML; from the coding sequence TTGAAAGTAAAGGATATTATTACAAAAAGTGATTTCAAACTAAAAGAAAATAATACTTTTTATGAGGCAGCGCAGTTATTTAGTAACAATAAAGTTGAGGTTATACCTATATTAGATAAAAAAGAGACCTTAGTTGGCGTTATAACGAAAAATGATATAATTAATAATTTTATTAAAGGTACAAGCCCTGATACATATGTAAAATACCTTTTAAGGGGTACAACAAATATTATAAATGAAGATTCTGAAATATTGGATTGTATTGATAAGGTAGAAGGGTATATGGCGGTTAAAAATGCAGATGGTAAATTTTCTGGAATTCTTAGCATGAATAAAATATATAAGCAACGTTTAGAAAATGCATTAGAAAAAATATGTGAACTAAAGAAAAGACTAAACTGTATTTATGAATGTGATGAGGCAAATCTTAATTGCACAGAATTGAATAAAATTATTGAATCATCATATGATGGTATATATATAACCGATGGGAAAGCTAATACATTAAGAATTAACAAATCTTATGAAAATATAACAGGGTTACAAAGAAAAAACATGTTAACCAGAAATATGTATGACCTAGAAAAAGAAGGGTATATATCTAAGTCATCTACTCTTATGGTTTTAAAAACTAGAAAATCTAATACAATTGAGCAGGAGTTCAGTACAGGCAAAAAGGTGCTGGTTTCTAGTAATCCCATATTTAATGATAAAGGTAATATAAGTATGGTAGTTACAAATGTACGAGATATAACAGAATTATACGAACTAGAAGAACAGTTAGCTAAAAATAGGAAGTTAACAGAAAAATATTATTCAGAGATAGAAGCCATGAGAATGCAATATCTAAATTTAACAGACATGGTAGCTAACGACAAAGTGATGATAAATCTACTGGAGGTTGCTAAAAGAGTAGCTAATGTTGATACTACTGTTTTAATACTCGGAGAAACCGGAGTTGGGAAAGAGGAGATTGCTAAATTTATATTTAAAAACAGTAAAAGAAAGAGTAAAAACTTTATAAAAATTAATTGTGGAGCAATTCCTCAGACCCTTATAGAATCTGAGCTCTTCGGGTATGTAAAAGGGGCATTTACAGGAGCGAATAAGGAAGGAAAGATGGGGCTTTTTGAAGTTGCAGATGGAGGTACAGTTTTTTTAGATGAAATTGGAGAACTTCCTTTAGACATACAAGTTAAGCTTCTTAATGTGCTCCAAGAGGGAGAGGTAGAAAGAATTGGAGCTGTGAAACCGATAAAAATTGACGTAAGAGTATTAGCGGCAACTAATAGGAACTTAGAAGAGATGATTAAAGATAAAACATTTAGAGCAGATTTATATTATCGTTTAAATGTTGTGCCTCTTACCGTACCACCGTTAAGGGATAGGCGAGAAGATATTGTACCTTTAATTCAGCATTTCTTGTCTCAATTGAATATTAAATATAATTTTGAAAAGACCTTTACTATTGAGGCTTTAAATACACTTTATAATTATAATTGGCTGGGGAATGTTCGTGAACTTAAAAATATTGTAGAAAGAGTCATAGTGATGAGTTGCGGTAATAAAATATTCAAAAGTGATTTGCCAATAAAAATGTCTCCGAATACCATAGAAAAAGATACTGAGTGTAAGGAAATAGGTAATTTAAAAGATGCAGTTGAAAAAGTAGAAATTAAACTTATTAGAATGGCATTTGACAATGCTGGTAATGTTCGTGATGCTGCAAAAATATTGGGCATTAATTCTTCTACTTTTTTTAGAAAGCGTAAAAGATATTTGGAAATGGGAATGTTGTAA
- a CDS encoding acyl-CoA reductase, whose protein sequence is MINCYELNGEFNENCMSFKDFNEIETYLNNNLSEIHKIPVEAIILIINEYSKKIAKNREILRVEGVSFLCFYLKKVNIEKQLKLNLENIEYLNKFVQIDDEKYIKAQPRGIVCHWMAGNVPTLGIYSVMQSILCKNANILRVSKKSVSDVYKLLIILANINVEYEGRTYSSNILLKNIALVYFDSFDRNLNSLMSLKADVRIVWGNKAAVDDICLLPKKTTCKDLIFGPKYSFAVFDKSAIESDDLEEYLENLVTDTIVFGQKGCSSPQVLFIEKSKLNVIDVAKILSIKFEKITKRYTNLYLEEAIAAKIINKRGEYLLGLDKLAYISKGLKYTILIDSEIKLEEPITGRTIFIKEVEDIFDICPLITKNIQTLGIASKNKEKVLEFTDRVTTFGVDRVVKIGYMNFYDSPWDGSLIMSELVRWCSLNIKGMMT, encoded by the coding sequence ATGATAAATTGTTATGAGCTAAATGGTGAATTTAACGAAAATTGTATGAGTTTTAAAGATTTTAATGAAATAGAAACCTACTTAAATAATAATCTTTCGGAAATTCATAAAATTCCAGTAGAAGCTATAATACTTATAATTAATGAGTATAGCAAAAAAATTGCAAAAAACAGAGAAATATTAAGAGTGGAAGGCGTTTCATTTTTATGTTTCTATTTGAAAAAGGTAAATATTGAAAAACAGTTAAAACTTAACTTAGAAAATATCGAATACTTAAATAAATTCGTACAGATAGATGATGAAAAATACATTAAAGCACAACCAAGGGGTATAGTATGTCATTGGATGGCTGGAAATGTGCCTACACTTGGAATTTATTCCGTTATGCAAAGTATATTATGTAAAAATGCCAACATTCTTCGAGTATCTAAGAAAAGTGTAAGTGATGTATATAAATTATTAATAATTTTAGCAAATATAAATGTTGAATATGAAGGCCGAACATATTCTTCTAATATTTTACTTAAGAATATTGCCCTTGTTTATTTTGATAGTTTTGATAGAAATCTTAATTCTTTGATGTCCTTAAAAGCTGATGTTAGGATAGTTTGGGGAAATAAAGCAGCAGTAGATGATATTTGCCTGTTGCCAAAAAAAACCACTTGTAAGGATTTGATTTTTGGCCCTAAGTATTCATTTGCTGTTTTTGATAAGTCAGCTATTGAGAGTGACGATTTAGAAGAATACTTAGAGAATTTGGTTACAGATACAATTGTTTTTGGTCAAAAGGGATGTTCTTCGCCTCAAGTGTTATTTATAGAGAAAAGTAAATTAAATGTAATAGATGTAGCTAAAATACTAAGTATAAAATTCGAAAAAATCACTAAAAGATATACAAATTTATATTTAGAAGAGGCTATTGCTGCTAAGATAATTAACAAAAGAGGAGAATATTTATTAGGCCTTGATAAGCTAGCTTATATAAGTAAAGGGCTTAAATATACAATATTAATTGATAGTGAAATAAAGCTTGAGGAACCAATTACAGGGAGAACTATATTTATAAAAGAGGTGGAGGATATATTTGATATATGTCCTTTAATTACTAAAAATATACAAACTTTAGGAATAGCTTCTAAGAATAAGGAAAAGGTTTTAGAATTTACGGATAGGGTAACAACATTTGGAGTAGATAGAGTTGTGAAAATTGGGTACATGAACTTCTATGATTCTCCTTGGGATGGAAGTTTAATAATGAGTGAATTAGTTAGATGGTGTTCACTTAATATAAAGGGAATGATGACTTGA
- a CDS encoding acyl-protein synthetase: MEIAEIIDELVLGEQFNLNQKDKEKLLLKIILSQIDNNMENINIKSMYEKLGVDINSIKTLEEVPYIPVNMFKSFDLRVCEVGKVAKVLLSSATTTGIPSKIYLDKKTSIRQTQGLISTLSNFLGSQRRPMLIIDDEDSNKKGDSMTARGAAIRGVSAFGSEICYVMDKENDELMVNIDRLLAFERKHKDEKIIVYGFTYILWSKFLKVLKQEQIQLNIPNMKLLHSGGWKKLISERVEKKVFSETAAQVFKAKVSNIIDFYGMVEQLGVVFIDCDYGYKHVPNFAEIIIRDIQTLEEVKFGESGIIEVMSILGTSYPSQAMLTEDVGEFIGIDDCQCGRHGKYFKFKSRIDKAEVRGCGDTFAQREVGK, from the coding sequence TTGGAGATTGCGGAAATTATAGACGAGCTAGTACTTGGTGAACAGTTTAATTTAAATCAGAAAGATAAGGAAAAGCTGCTTTTAAAAATAATATTATCTCAGATAGATAACAATATGGAGAATATAAACATAAAATCTATGTATGAAAAATTAGGTGTAGATATAAATAGTATTAAAACATTAGAAGAGGTTCCATACATACCTGTAAATATGTTTAAATCTTTTGATCTTAGAGTTTGCGAGGTTGGGAAAGTAGCAAAAGTGTTGCTTTCTAGTGCTACAACCACAGGAATTCCTAGCAAAATATATTTAGATAAGAAAACTTCAATAAGGCAAACACAAGGGTTAATAAGTACATTATCAAATTTTTTAGGTTCCCAAAGAAGACCAATGCTTATCATAGATGATGAAGATAGCAATAAAAAAGGGGATAGCATGACTGCACGTGGGGCAGCGATAAGAGGAGTAAGTGCATTTGGAAGTGAGATTTGTTATGTAATGGATAAAGAGAATGATGAACTTATGGTAAATATAGATAGACTACTTGCATTTGAGCGAAAGCATAAGGATGAGAAAATTATAGTTTATGGATTTACCTATATATTATGGTCTAAATTTTTAAAGGTTTTAAAACAGGAACAAATACAATTAAATATACCAAATATGAAGCTGCTACATAGTGGCGGATGGAAAAAATTAATATCTGAAAGGGTAGAGAAGAAAGTCTTTTCAGAGACTGCTGCACAGGTATTTAAGGCTAAAGTTTCTAATATAATAGATTTTTATGGAATGGTAGAGCAGTTAGGAGTAGTTTTTATTGATTGTGATTATGGGTATAAACATGTCCCTAATTTTGCAGAGATTATTATAAGGGATATACAAACATTAGAAGAAGTGAAATTTGGAGAAAGTGGGATTATAGAGGTTATGAGTATTTTAGGTACTAGTTATCCATCACAAGCTATGCTAACTGAAGATGTCGGCGAGTTTATAGGTATAGATGATTGCCAGTGTGGTAGACACGGCAAGTATTTTAAATTTAAGTCGCGAATAGACAAAGCTGAAGTTAGAGGGTGTGGAGATACTTTTGCACAGAGAGAGGTAGGGAAATGA
- a CDS encoding class I adenylate-forming enzyme family protein: MKGYFNDKQATDKVLIKGNLYTGDLAKVDDEGFIYIVAREKNIIKSGGIRISPKEIEDIILQIPEVVECVVIGVLDDILGEAVKAFVVLVADKPFVDFKYILDFCKKQLPPYKRPRYIEFLSTLPKNSSGKVLIKQLK, encoded by the coding sequence ATGAAAGGATACTTTAATGATAAGCAGGCGACTGACAAAGTATTAATAAAAGGTAATTTGTATACAGGAGATTTAGCTAAGGTAGATGATGAGGGTTTTATATATATAGTTGCAAGAGAAAAAAATATCATTAAAAGTGGTGGGATTAGAATAAGTCCTAAAGAAATAGAGGATATAATATTACAAATTCCAGAAGTAGTAGAATGCGTTGTTATTGGGGTTTTGGATGATATTTTAGGAGAAGCGGTAAAAGCCTTTGTAGTATTAGTTGCGGATAAACCATTTGTAGATTTTAAATATATCTTAGATTTTTGTAAAAAACAATTGCCTCCATATAAAAGGCCAAGGTATATAGAGTTTTTAAGCACTCTTCCTAAAAATTCTTCAGGTAAGGTGTTAATTAAACAACTTAAGTAA
- a CDS encoding acyl carrier protein: MSNLEKLNKVLRDVFDIKKIEDIKDDMGPDEIENWDSLGHVELITNLEEVFDIALNVVDISRMYTIGDIKKIVSKYGVEI, from the coding sequence ATGAGCAATTTAGAAAAACTAAACAAGGTGTTACGTGATGTATTTGATATAAAAAAAATTGAGGATATAAAAGATGATATGGGACCCGATGAGATAGAAAATTGGGATTCTTTAGGACATGTAGAACTTATAACTAATTTGGAAGAAGTTTTTGATATAGCTTTAAACGTGGTGGATATTTCTAGAATGTATACTATAGGTGACATTAAGAAAATAGTTAGTAAGTATGGTGTTGAAATATGA
- a CDS encoding Eco57I restriction-modification methylase domain-containing protein, with translation MLDLLKKEIKDVYNIIISPIDDIYKVIALKDYKIKLKLSGGKNFGDGYYEFIKNNKEKGTVYTPEPITSYMIENTIKAAHIINNPYIKIVDPSCGTGNILICCFKFLQNLYKDNLSFINEANGLKLNVKNIDDHIIRYNLFGFDIDDIALKILVIDLYDLSKGIIVENIFNKDFLLYENECKYDIVIGNPPYVGKKAINNEYALFLKIKYKKVYSDKGDLSYCFFEKSLGDLGEGGKLTFITSRYFIESSSGENLRKLLKYGYTIDKMIDFYGIRPFKNVGIDPLIIFITNHKTKDNQIQIIKPLPVKGKEKKEFYNNVFLKGGNKFNAFMLNKKELDDKGWVLVDEKVRIIIKKIKQQKHIELSNICYSYQGIITGCDRAFVLNNDTSLRKNIEKDIIKPWIKSSYIEKNKISRQDSYIIYSDLICNPKEYNNAIAYIGLQKEKLLKRRECQKGIRKWYELQWGRNQSIFEGEKIVFPFKASSNRFALDVGSYFSADVYALTIKEDASVTYDFLLYILNSKIYEFYFKTFAKKLGEDAYEYYPNNLMKLCIPTMMEYKGKDENYLYDYFHLSEEEKEIILGEV, from the coding sequence ATGCTTGATTTATTAAAAAAAGAAATAAAAGATGTATACAATATTATAATAAGTCCAATAGATGATATATATAAAGTAATTGCCCTTAAGGATTATAAAATAAAATTAAAATTATCAGGTGGAAAAAATTTTGGTGATGGCTATTATGAATTTATAAAGAATAATAAAGAGAAGGGTACGGTGTATACTCCAGAACCTATAACCTCTTATATGATAGAAAATACTATAAAAGCTGCGCATATAATAAATAATCCATATATAAAAATTGTCGATCCATCCTGTGGCACAGGAAATATTCTGATTTGTTGTTTTAAATTTCTTCAAAATTTATATAAGGATAATTTGAGCTTTATTAATGAGGCAAATGGATTAAAATTAAATGTGAAAAATATTGATGACCATATAATAAGATATAATTTGTTCGGATTTGACATTGATGACATAGCATTAAAAATTCTTGTTATTGATCTATATGATTTAAGCAAGGGAATCATAGTTGAAAATATTTTCAATAAGGATTTTTTATTATATGAAAATGAATGCAAATATGATATCGTAATAGGAAATCCACCTTATGTTGGCAAAAAAGCTATAAATAACGAATATGCTTTATTTCTAAAAATAAAATATAAAAAAGTATACAGTGACAAAGGGGACTTATCATATTGTTTTTTTGAGAAATCATTAGGGGATTTAGGTGAGGGTGGAAAACTTACATTTATTACTTCAAGATACTTTATAGAATCATCTAGTGGAGAGAATTTGAGGAAGCTTTTAAAGTATGGCTACACTATAGATAAAATGATAGATTTTTATGGTATAAGACCATTTAAAAATGTAGGGATAGATCCTTTAATTATATTTATAACAAATCATAAAACTAAGGATAATCAAATTCAAATTATAAAGCCATTGCCCGTAAAAGGTAAAGAAAAAAAAGAGTTTTATAATAATGTATTTTTAAAAGGTGGCAATAAATTCAATGCTTTTATGCTAAATAAAAAAGAATTAGATGATAAAGGGTGGGTTTTAGTAGATGAGAAAGTGAGAATCATAATAAAAAAAATAAAACAACAAAAACATATTGAACTTAGTAATATATGTTATAGTTATCAGGGAATAATAACTGGGTGTGATAGAGCTTTTGTACTCAATAATGATACTTCCCTAAGAAAAAACATTGAAAAGGATATAATAAAACCTTGGATTAAGAGTAGTTACATAGAAAAAAATAAAATTTCAAGGCAAGATAGTTATATAATATATTCAGATTTAATTTGTAATCCTAAAGAATATAATAATGCTATAGCTTATATTGGACTACAGAAGGAAAAGCTTCTAAAAAGAAGGGAGTGTCAAAAGGGTATTAGAAAATGGTATGAACTTCAATGGGGAAGAAATCAAAGTATATTTGAAGGAGAAAAGATAGTTTTTCCATTTAAAGCGAGCAGTAATAGATTTGCTCTTGACGTGGGAAGTTATTTTAGTGCAGATGTATATGCACTTACTATAAAAGAAGATGCTTCGGTTACTTATGATTTTTTATTATACATATTAAATAGTAAAATATACGAATTCTATTTTAAGACTTTTGCGAAAAAATTAGGTGAGGATGCATATGAGTATTATCCAAATAACTTAATGAAATTATGCATTCCAACCATGATGGAGTATAAGGGCAAAGATGAAAATTATTTATATGATTACTTTCACCTTAGTGAAGAAGAAAAAGAGATTATACTTGGAGAAGTATAA